Proteins encoded by one window of Dehalococcoidia bacterium:
- a CDS encoding BadF/BadG/BcrA/BcrD ATPase family protein, whose protein sequence is MKDPTGADSPAEPGTGRDVREPPAGGLIIGLDVGSTAVKYVIVAPDSKDILHADYRLHGTRQPETVLALLEEIEARFQAPAERFRVFVTGSGGGALAPYIGARYVQEVNAVSLAAEALCSDIGSVIELGGQDAKIIIWRQDPKTGRKHKLANMNDKCAGGTGAVIDRIAAKLHFDPAQLRTMRYGNTKVHSIAGKCGVFAETDMNSLQKQGVSSEELMVSLFEAIVQQNLSVLTRGNVLRPRVLLLGGPNTFFPCLQEAWRRHIPPLWRERGLAVGDRDPEELIVVPENSLYYAALGAALYGQQEDGPGAAYAGTQALREYIEQGRRRGKEETGQRGPFAPGEDIEEFRRLYAPRPFTPAVFSPGQVVEGYIGLDGGSTSTKAVLVDREGNLLAKAYQLCKGNPLQDAKDVLGELWRQVREQGATVRILGMATTGYAKDLLKEALGADIAIPETVAHAQSALRYYPDVDVIADVGGQDIKVIIMKSGAVKDFKLNTQCSAGNGYFLQSTTARFGYDISRWADVALSAERAPNFHYGCAVFLEQDISHFQQLGWSPPEIMAGLALTLPKNVWLYVVQETNLARFGKTFLLQGGTHYNLAVVKAQYDFIRARVPDARIHVHPHAGESGALGAATEAIRVCDGGGSSFIGFERVEALTFTATRDESTRCSFCKNKCLRTFVDIQTSPEHTTRFISATCERGMQESLDDVRAFNIRENAVKKANPNFVEIAAREAFRSYSPERANGRLAQKRRFLFGRDGSNGGGARARRATMRIGMPRLLTMYSHAPLFTAYLESLGVPHSHIVWSDYTDDQMYREGSRRGSIDPCFPAKIAVSHVHNLLYKKQVDVIFFPIIMNVPSDIHDCQSNWACPTVQGIPEVVKAAFTTEKDAFAEKGVAFYDPVLHLGEPNLFQKQMLSFFRGLLGASEEENAAALREGYRALEAFREGLRRRARETLDQLEREERIGVVLLGRPYHNDPGIHHGIPEMIQRLGYPVFSIDSLPVDDDIIERLFGEELRRGDIPDATDIHDVWKHTFSENTSRKVWAAKYVARHPNLVGIDVSSFKCGLDAPIYNVIEGILEAANTPYFTFHDLDENRPVGSIKLRVETIDYFLRRRQEDMRRRRELSEEVERRVEEYRRQLLGVQTAAR, encoded by the coding sequence GTGAAGGATCCGACAGGCGCCGACTCGCCGGCCGAGCCGGGCACAGGGCGGGATGTCAGGGAACCGCCCGCCGGCGGCCTCATCATCGGGCTCGACGTCGGCTCCACCGCCGTCAAGTACGTAATCGTCGCCCCTGACAGCAAGGACATCCTCCACGCCGACTACCGCCTGCACGGCACCCGCCAGCCGGAGACAGTTCTCGCGCTGCTCGAGGAGATAGAGGCGCGGTTCCAGGCCCCGGCGGAGCGTTTTCGGGTCTTCGTCACCGGCAGCGGCGGCGGCGCCCTCGCCCCCTACATCGGCGCTCGCTACGTGCAGGAAGTGAACGCCGTCTCCCTGGCGGCGGAAGCCCTCTGCTCCGACATCGGCTCCGTTATCGAGCTAGGCGGCCAGGACGCCAAGATCATCATCTGGCGCCAGGACCCGAAGACGGGCCGGAAGCACAAGCTCGCCAACATGAACGATAAGTGCGCTGGGGGCACTGGGGCCGTCATCGACCGCATAGCGGCTAAGCTCCACTTCGACCCAGCGCAACTCCGCACCATGCGCTACGGCAACACGAAGGTGCACTCGATTGCCGGCAAGTGCGGCGTCTTCGCCGAGACCGACATGAACAGCCTCCAGAAGCAGGGCGTGTCATCGGAAGAGCTGATGGTCTCCCTCTTCGAGGCGATCGTGCAGCAGAACCTCAGCGTCCTCACGCGGGGGAACGTTTTGCGGCCGCGCGTATTGCTGCTCGGCGGCCCGAACACGTTCTTCCCCTGTCTGCAGGAGGCGTGGCGCCGTCATATCCCGCCCTTGTGGCGCGAACGGGGACTCGCCGTCGGCGATCGCGACCCCGAGGAGCTTATCGTCGTCCCTGAGAACTCGCTATACTATGCCGCTTTGGGCGCCGCCCTCTACGGACAGCAGGAAGATGGCCCAGGCGCCGCTTACGCCGGCACGCAGGCCTTAAGAGAGTACATCGAGCAGGGACGGCGCAGGGGGAAGGAGGAGACGGGCCAGCGCGGCCCGTTCGCCCCCGGCGAGGACATCGAGGAGTTCAGGCGGCTCTACGCCCCCCGGCCGTTCACGCCCGCCGTCTTCTCACCCGGACAGGTGGTCGAAGGGTACATCGGGCTGGACGGCGGGTCGACCTCGACAAAGGCGGTGCTGGTCGACCGCGAAGGCAATCTGCTCGCGAAAGCCTACCAGCTCTGCAAAGGCAACCCCCTCCAGGACGCGAAGGACGTGCTCGGCGAGCTGTGGCGTCAGGTGCGGGAGCAGGGCGCGACCGTCCGCATCCTCGGCATGGCGACGACCGGCTACGCGAAGGACCTGCTGAAGGAAGCGCTGGGCGCCGACATCGCCATTCCGGAGACGGTGGCGCACGCGCAGTCCGCCCTCCGCTACTATCCGGACGTCGACGTCATCGCCGACGTGGGCGGGCAGGACATCAAAGTCATCATCATGAAGAGCGGCGCCGTCAAGGACTTCAAGCTCAACACCCAGTGCTCGGCCGGCAACGGCTACTTCCTCCAGAGCACGACGGCGCGCTTCGGCTACGACATCAGCCGCTGGGCGGACGTCGCTCTGAGCGCGGAGCGCGCGCCCAACTTCCATTACGGCTGCGCCGTCTTCCTTGAGCAGGACATCTCCCACTTCCAGCAGCTCGGCTGGTCGCCGCCGGAGATCATGGCCGGCCTGGCGCTTACCCTGCCCAAGAACGTCTGGCTGTACGTGGTGCAGGAGACGAACCTCGCCCGCTTCGGCAAGACGTTCCTGCTCCAGGGCGGCACGCACTACAACCTGGCGGTGGTGAAAGCGCAGTACGACTTCATCCGCGCGCGCGTACCCGACGCCCGGATACACGTCCACCCGCACGCCGGCGAAAGCGGGGCGCTGGGCGCGGCCACAGAGGCGATCCGCGTCTGCGATGGCGGGGGGAGCAGCTTCATCGGCTTTGAGCGCGTGGAGGCGCTCACCTTCACCGCTACCCGCGACGAATCGACCCGCTGCAGCTTCTGCAAGAACAAGTGCCTGCGCACCTTCGTCGACATCCAGACGTCCCCCGAGCACACGACCCGCTTCATCTCGGCGACGTGCGAGCGAGGGATGCAGGAGAGCCTCGACGACGTGCGGGCGTTCAACATCCGCGAGAACGCCGTCAAGAAGGCGAACCCGAACTTCGTCGAGATCGCGGCGCGGGAGGCGTTCCGCAGCTACTCACCGGAGCGCGCCAACGGCCGGCTTGCGCAGAAGCGGCGCTTCCTCTTCGGGCGCGACGGCTCGAACGGCGGCGGAGCGCGGGCGCGGCGGGCGACGATGCGGATCGGAATGCCGCGCCTCCTCACCATGTACTCGCACGCGCCACTTTTCACCGCCTACCTCGAAAGCCTGGGCGTCCCCCACAGCCACATCGTCTGGTCCGATTACACGGACGACCAAATGTACCGCGAGGGCTCGCGCCGCGGCTCGATCGACCCCTGCTTCCCGGCGAAGATCGCCGTCTCCCACGTCCACAACCTGCTGTACAAGAAGCAGGTCGACGTCATCTTCTTCCCCATCATCATGAACGTTCCCAGCGACATCCACGACTGCCAGTCGAATTGGGCCTGCCCCACCGTGCAGGGGATACCGGAGGTAGTGAAGGCCGCGTTCACCACGGAAAAAGACGCCTTCGCGGAGAAAGGCGTCGCCTTTTACGACCCCGTGCTCCACCTCGGCGAGCCCAACCTTTTCCAAAAGCAGATGCTGAGCTTCTTCCGCGGCCTCCTGGGAGCGAGCGAAGAGGAGAACGCCGCCGCCCTGCGCGAAGGCTACCGCGCGCTGGAGGCGTTCCGCGAGGGCCTGCGACGGCGCGCGCGGGAGACGCTCGACCAGCTCGAGCGCGAGGAGCGGATCGGCGTCGTGCTGCTGGGGCGCCCGTACCACAACGACCCCGGCATCCACCACGGCATACCGGAGATGATCCAGCGGCTCGGCTACCCCGTCTTCAGCATCGACTCGCTGCCCGTGGACGACGACATTATCGAGCGGCTGTTTGGCGAAGAGCTGCGGCGCGGAGACATCCCCGACGCGACGGACATCCACGACGTCTGGAAGCACACGTTCAGCGAAAACACCAGCCGCAAGGTGTGGGCGGCGAAGTACGTCGCCCGTCATCCCAACCTCGTCGGCATCGACGTTTCTTCCTTCAAGTGCGGCCTCGATGCCCCCATCTACAACGTCATCGAAGGGATACTGGAGGCGGCGAACACCCCCTATTTCACCTTCCACGACCTCGATGAGAACCGGCCCGTGGGGTCGATAAAGCTGCGCGTGGAGACCATCGACTACTTCCTGAGGCGACGGCAGGAGGACATGCGGCGGCGCCGCGAGCTGTCGGAAGAGGTCGAGCGGCGGGTCGAGGAGTACCGCCGACAGTTGCTCGGCGTGCAGACAGCAGCAAGGTAG
- a CDS encoding phage holin family protein, giving the protein MRERRDVFVWREEPEPSVWLVAAAIRWAINAVALWVAAGLVRGIDIDGLGSLLVTAAVFGLVNAFIKPLAQLIGLPITCLTLGLFALVINAAMLGLAAWIADALGADVHIDGFLAAFLGALLVSFVSTVLSAFVGKPLRRVLL; this is encoded by the coding sequence ATGCGCGAGAGAAGAGACGTCTTCGTCTGGCGAGAGGAGCCGGAGCCATCGGTGTGGCTTGTCGCGGCGGCGATACGCTGGGCGATTAACGCCGTCGCCCTCTGGGTGGCGGCGGGGCTCGTCCGCGGCATCGACATCGACGGGCTAGGGTCGCTGCTGGTGACGGCGGCGGTCTTCGGGCTGGTCAACGCTTTCATAAAGCCGCTGGCTCAGCTCATCGGCCTTCCCATCACCTGTCTGACGCTGGGGCTCTTCGCGCTCGTGATCAACGCCGCGATGCTCGGCCTCGCCGCCTGGATTGCCGATGCCCTCGGAGCCGACGTTCACATCGACGGGTTCCTGGCCGCGTTCCTGGGCGCCCTTCTCGTCAGCTTCGTCAGCACGGTACTGAGCGCGTTTGTCGGGAAGCCGCTGCGCCGCGTCCTCCTCTGA
- a CDS encoding LysM peptidoglycan-binding domain-containing protein, with amino-acid sequence METGAIVSETVPANEEPAFQQHEPPLAAFGDIDCIIMPEAPADPLLKSIGMIALGCFIGFAVTAAAFLSLDRADTFAPAAYRPDAMAARLAEESKANNSLPASAPDASQGLTADVQLLLARRAQPAQPPREQVSEVAGAAIAPLVEPVVELVVEPVIEYDSGPAVEYASGPGATEGEGVRMVVEGDTLWSIAREYTISPAELASRNGLSPDAQLAAGDTLVIPVSR; translated from the coding sequence ATGGAGACAGGCGCCATCGTATCTGAGACTGTTCCCGCGAACGAAGAACCGGCTTTTCAGCAGCACGAGCCGCCGCTCGCCGCTTTCGGCGATATCGACTGCATCATCATGCCTGAGGCGCCTGCCGACCCCCTCCTGAAGTCGATCGGCATGATTGCGCTGGGTTGCTTCATCGGGTTTGCCGTGACCGCCGCCGCTTTTCTCTCTCTGGACCGCGCCGACACCTTCGCGCCCGCGGCCTACCGTCCGGACGCCATGGCGGCCCGGCTGGCGGAAGAATCGAAGGCGAACAACTCTCTTCCCGCGTCTGCGCCGGACGCCTCACAAGGCCTGACGGCCGACGTCCAGCTACTTCTCGCGCGACGGGCGCAGCCTGCGCAACCGCCCCGCGAGCAAGTCTCGGAGGTCGCCGGCGCCGCCATCGCCCCTCTCGTTGAGCCCGTCGTCGAGCTTGTCGTCGAGCCGGTGATCGAATACGACAGCGGGCCGGCCGTCGAGTACGCAAGCGGCCCCGGCGCCACCGAGGGCGAGGGCGTGCGCATGGTGGTAGAGGGAGACACCCTCTGGAGCATTGCCCGCGAGTACACGATAAGCCCCGCAGAGCTGGCGTCCCGCAACGGCCTCTCGCCCGACGCCCAGCTTGCAGCCGGCGATACGCTTGTCATTCCCGTTTCCCGCTAA
- a CDS encoding PAS domain S-box protein encodes MTLRPRTIGRRYALAVLVLALPLCALAAVAAWHGHDESSSRRDLEKRSLAAAALDDARARVFLSTLYIGAAAFFEDPTPFLDNYAAARSRVRSDLAEARAIFDSLGATEELAAMDDILGQTASLESRSSFLFSFPSLPVTERVDVLRQSYVSLWPDVQTLTSSLNTFVDQQHEKLSQERLAADTNANLTLALLLTFCFFAFVAGSAAFVLILFSIVRPIQALKRDLQAISDGGSSRLVTVSGPEEVASLGRHINEMVERRRKVEEALHESDERYRTLFERSLDAVYVHDFEGHFLDANDAALRLLGYSREEIIGLSFADLLDDSQLDVAMATTRELATTGRQARPVTYRLKRKDGTYIEMETAAAVVHNDGQPAAIQGVARDITARKEAEDALRESEAKYRHIFETVQDIFYRTDARGIITEISPSVERWGYKREDLIGTQVLDVYENPRQRAALLKALFEKGEVTDFEVRLVAANGEVRDASVGSHLIYAADGSVAGVEGFLRDIQERKQMERALREQMRRDALTGVLNHAAIVEELRKLVGGGEKASCAVAMTDVDGLKAINDTFGHSVGDKVLSTVARALSRDGALVGRYGGDEFISILPGADRDAAENYRREVLKRLGRTRMRDPKSGTPVRVVVSVGVAISPIEANRIEDLINLADGGMYETKRQRLVGVSAPDALDELASRIVGQIVPLLTSPGELGEKLRLVGRRLSIAREYDAVSFVLFPEGEDAIVNTFARLPKKLADEWNEEQRRKGRALLATRDVLEQGRAVILDNLPEDGRLTEKERRLMRLAGLKAALAVPMVWRKELIGILCVASKREAAFGPRDARFLTAVAAQVTALVSMATLVEQLRSASQQLSRAHAETVLLLAAAAEAHDRTTGEHLQNVCRISEKIAIELGWERDKAAELGLAAVLHDIGKIRVADSVLANNGKLTDEEWELMKRHAVWGEEFLAGRSGFELAATIARSHHERWDGQGYPDGLRGEQIPLAAAIVAVADGFDAMISDRPYRPRRSISAAIQEIAACSGKQFSPEAAEAMMRLYRRKALYGLPRRQNQEAA; translated from the coding sequence TTGACTCTTAGACCAAGGACAATCGGCCGGCGCTACGCGCTCGCGGTGCTCGTCCTGGCGCTGCCGCTCTGTGCTCTCGCTGCGGTAGCGGCGTGGCACGGGCACGACGAGTCGTCGTCGCGTCGCGATTTGGAGAAGAGAAGCCTCGCGGCCGCTGCCCTCGACGATGCTCGCGCTCGCGTCTTCCTCAGCACGCTCTACATCGGCGCCGCCGCCTTCTTCGAAGACCCCACGCCGTTTCTCGACAATTACGCTGCGGCGCGGTCGCGAGTACGAAGCGATCTGGCCGAAGCGCGCGCGATATTCGACTCTCTCGGCGCTACTGAAGAGCTCGCCGCCATGGACGATATCCTGGGGCAGACGGCTTCGCTCGAGAGCCGCAGCTCTTTCCTCTTCAGTTTTCCTTCGCTCCCTGTCACCGAGCGCGTTGATGTCCTGAGGCAGTCCTACGTCTCCTTGTGGCCGGATGTCCAGACCCTGACATCGTCCCTCAACACCTTCGTCGATCAGCAGCATGAGAAGCTGTCGCAGGAAAGACTGGCAGCCGACACGAACGCCAATCTCACGCTCGCGCTGCTGCTGACGTTCTGCTTTTTCGCTTTCGTTGCCGGATCGGCGGCGTTCGTCCTCATCCTCTTCTCCATAGTCCGTCCCATACAGGCCCTCAAGCGCGACCTCCAGGCGATCTCCGACGGCGGCTCGTCTCGCCTTGTGACTGTCTCAGGCCCGGAAGAGGTGGCGTCTCTGGGACGGCATATCAACGAGATGGTGGAGCGCCGAAGAAAGGTGGAGGAGGCGCTCCATGAGAGCGACGAAAGGTATCGCACGCTCTTCGAACGCTCTCTCGATGCAGTATACGTGCACGACTTCGAAGGACACTTCCTCGATGCCAACGACGCGGCTCTTCGCCTGCTCGGGTACTCGCGCGAGGAGATAATAGGACTGTCCTTCGCCGATCTCCTCGACGATTCCCAGCTCGATGTCGCCATGGCCACGACCCGCGAGCTCGCCACCACAGGCCGGCAGGCGAGACCGGTCACCTACCGTCTTAAGCGCAAGGACGGGACGTATATCGAGATGGAAACGGCGGCGGCCGTCGTGCACAACGATGGGCAGCCGGCGGCCATCCAGGGCGTGGCCCGCGACATCACCGCGCGCAAAGAAGCGGAGGACGCGCTGCGCGAGAGCGAGGCCAAGTACCGTCACATCTTCGAGACCGTGCAGGACATCTTCTACCGCACCGATGCCAGAGGCATTATCACGGAGATAAGCCCTTCCGTCGAACGCTGGGGATACAAGCGCGAAGACCTCATAGGCACGCAGGTGCTTGACGTCTACGAGAACCCTCGGCAGAGGGCGGCCCTTCTCAAGGCGCTATTCGAGAAGGGCGAGGTGACGGACTTCGAGGTCCGCCTTGTTGCCGCCAACGGGGAGGTGAGGGATGCCTCCGTGGGCTCGCACCTCATTTATGCCGCCGACGGCAGTGTTGCCGGCGTGGAGGGCTTCCTGCGTGACATCCAGGAGCGCAAGCAGATGGAGCGGGCGCTGCGGGAGCAGATGCGCCGCGACGCTCTCACCGGCGTGCTCAACCACGCGGCCATCGTCGAGGAACTGCGCAAGCTCGTCGGCGGCGGCGAGAAGGCGTCCTGCGCCGTGGCCATGACCGATGTCGACGGGTTGAAGGCGATAAACGATACCTTCGGTCACAGCGTCGGCGATAAGGTGCTTAGTACAGTGGCGCGCGCGCTTTCGAGGGACGGGGCGCTCGTCGGGCGGTACGGCGGCGACGAATTTATCTCCATCCTGCCCGGCGCCGATCGCGACGCGGCGGAGAACTACCGGAGGGAGGTCCTTAAGAGACTGGGAAGGACAAGGATGCGCGACCCCAAGAGCGGGACGCCTGTTCGCGTGGTGGTGAGCGTGGGTGTCGCCATCTCACCCATCGAAGCGAACCGGATAGAAGACCTGATAAACCTCGCCGACGGCGGCATGTATGAGACGAAGAGACAGCGTCTCGTCGGCGTGTCGGCGCCGGACGCCCTTGACGAACTGGCGTCGAGGATTGTGGGCCAGATCGTCCCGCTGCTGACCTCTCCCGGCGAGCTGGGAGAAAAGCTGCGGCTGGTGGGCCGGAGACTATCGATCGCCCGCGAGTACGACGCCGTCAGCTTCGTTCTCTTTCCCGAGGGTGAAGACGCGATCGTCAACACCTTTGCCCGCCTCCCGAAGAAGCTCGCCGATGAGTGGAACGAGGAGCAGCGCAGAAAAGGAAGGGCCCTGCTTGCGACGCGCGACGTGCTGGAACAGGGGCGGGCAGTCATCCTCGACAACCTGCCGGAAGACGGGCGCCTCACCGAGAAGGAGCGCCGCTTGATGCGACTGGCCGGTCTCAAGGCGGCGCTTGCCGTGCCCATGGTATGGCGCAAGGAACTCATCGGCATTCTGTGCGTGGCGAGCAAGCGAGAGGCCGCTTTTGGCCCCCGCGACGCCCGCTTCCTGACGGCCGTTGCCGCCCAAGTGACGGCGCTCGTCAGCATGGCCACGCTTGTCGAGCAGTTGCGCTCCGCGTCGCAGCAACTCTCCCGCGCGCACGCCGAAACCGTGCTGCTGCTTGCCGCCGCCGCCGAAGCCCACGACCGGACGACGGGAGAACACCTCCAGAACGTCTGCCGGATATCGGAGAAGATTGCCATCGAGCTGGGGTGGGAAAGGGACAAGGCGGCAGAGCTCGGGCTGGCCGCCGTGCTCCACGACATCGGTAAGATACGGGTCGCCGATTCCGTGCTCGCGAACAACGGCAAGCTGACGGATGAGGAATGGGAGCTGATGAAGCGCCACGCAGTATGGGGCGAGGAGTTCCTGGCCGGGCGTTCCGGCTTCGAGCTCGCGGCGACGATCGCCCGCTCTCACCACGAACGCTGGGATGGACAGGGCTACCCCGACGGCCTGCGGGGAGAACAAATACCGCTGGCGGCTGCAATCGTGGCCGTCGCCGATGGCTTCGACGCCATGATCAGCGATCGGCCCTACCGTCCGCGTCGCTCAATCTCCGCCGCCATCCAGGAGATCGCCGCCTGTTCGGGAAAGCAGTTCAGCCCAGAAGCCGCCGAGGCTATGATGAGGCTGTACCGGCGGAAAGCCCTCTACGGGCTGCCGCGTCGCCAGAACCAGGAAGCAGCTTAG
- a CDS encoding DUF5670 family protein, producing the protein MIALLWLLFLVLLVLWLVGFAVNWGAFIWILLIAAIVVLIFNLFFGTRAGRWY; encoded by the coding sequence ATGATCGCTCTGTTGTGGCTGCTTTTCCTGGTTCTTCTGGTGTTGTGGTTGGTCGGTTTCGCCGTCAACTGGGGAGCGTTCATCTGGATACTCCTTATTGCGGCGATAGTCGTGCTGATCTTCAATCTGTTCTTCGGCACGAGGGCCGGTCGCTGGTACTGA
- a CDS encoding zinc-ribbon domain-containing protein encodes MEALTIQEIAGWLGQVRVPAVSVGVIGERSVNFTVGGALEMTVEAAGDTLSVSGERALPDEAQAALASVRLEDVVASIARAAAVPMTASTQQSGAKQRVAFTAPLFADGLTRNELASAVWCVWNAHDLLVRQIESYRQIEAISAEMQALREQEAEAPAAADVGPEALAGADVAGAPDAVTLFCPRCGNRVRPGARFCNKCGGALEG; translated from the coding sequence ATGGAAGCACTGACCATTCAGGAGATAGCCGGCTGGCTGGGGCAGGTGCGGGTGCCCGCTGTAAGCGTCGGCGTGATCGGTGAGAGGAGCGTCAACTTCACCGTCGGCGGCGCGCTGGAGATGACCGTCGAGGCGGCGGGGGACACGCTGTCGGTGTCGGGCGAGCGGGCGCTCCCCGATGAGGCGCAGGCCGCGCTCGCTTCCGTCCGCCTGGAGGACGTAGTAGCGAGCATCGCCCGGGCGGCGGCCGTGCCGATGACCGCCTCGACCCAGCAGTCGGGCGCGAAGCAGCGAGTCGCGTTCACGGCGCCCCTCTTCGCCGACGGCCTCACCCGCAACGAGCTGGCTTCCGCCGTCTGGTGCGTGTGGAACGCCCACGACCTCCTGGTGCGGCAGATCGAAAGCTACAGGCAGATCGAGGCCATTTCGGCGGAGATGCAGGCGCTTCGTGAGCAGGAGGCGGAAGCGCCCGCAGCAGCGGACGTCGGGCCGGAAGCGCTTGCCGGCGCCGACGTGGCCGGGGCGCCGGACGCGGTGACTTTGTTCTGCCCCCGGTGCGGCAACCGGGTCAGGCCGGGGGCGCGCTTCTGCAACAAGTGCGGCGGCGCGCTCGAAGGGTAG
- a CDS encoding zinc ribbon domain-containing protein, translating to MDEVYQAIALIAAAVAVLGALTTVLRLHGERPFSALGVIVAALGALAAVVLYSLTFDVELKQEAISGLVAGGAVAGLVLGFKLPLYVGGGSVVSRMAGWHLALPGLAVAALQIEGVRGSMDGVVFSLAALYAATALAVAACAALLLRRVGLRQARVIAAEETQAQEVALCAACGARLSTGARFCRRCGSAVP from the coding sequence GTGGACGAAGTCTACCAGGCAATTGCGCTGATCGCCGCTGCGGTGGCGGTGCTCGGCGCGCTCACTACGGTGCTGCGCCTACACGGCGAGCGTCCGTTCTCGGCGCTGGGCGTTATTGTTGCCGCTCTCGGCGCTCTCGCCGCTGTCGTTCTCTATTCGCTCACCTTCGACGTGGAGTTGAAGCAGGAGGCCATCTCGGGACTGGTCGCCGGTGGCGCCGTTGCCGGCCTCGTCCTCGGCTTCAAGCTACCGCTGTACGTCGGCGGCGGCTCCGTCGTGTCGCGAATGGCGGGGTGGCACCTGGCCCTGCCCGGTCTGGCTGTGGCGGCACTACAGATAGAGGGCGTCCGCGGCTCGATGGACGGCGTGGTCTTCAGCCTGGCCGCGCTGTATGCTGCGACGGCGCTCGCGGTTGCAGCGTGCGCCGCGCTCCTGCTCCGACGCGTTGGTCTCAGGCAGGCGCGCGTCATCGCGGCTGAGGAAACGCAAGCGCAAGAGGTCGCTTTGTGCGCGGCGTGCGGAGCGAGGCTTTCCACGGGAGCGCGCTTCTGCCGCCGCTGCGGCTCGGCGGTCCCTTGA
- a CDS encoding ABC transporter substrate-binding protein: MRSRRWFKVLWLVALIAAVLALFAACGDDEEEETGETPAAGTPAEEGIAELEDGVLQVGSDIAYAPIEFYEEGTQNPQGLDIDLARALGEELGVRVEFINTGFDAIIGALEANRFDIIMSAMTVTEEREKEIDFIPYFNAGTDILVAAGNPKNIESIEDLSGLTVGVQIATIQVDQLEAANEELKAAGKPEINVLIFDQNPLAVEQLRAGRADAVIADSPVVANDARLSDGDLEALGLAIDAAPYGIGVRKDSPELKAALEEALETLIDNGTYDEILAKWGLKGGAID, encoded by the coding sequence ATGCGTAGCCGGAGATGGTTCAAGGTATTGTGGCTTGTGGCTCTGATAGCAGCCGTGCTCGCACTCTTCGCCGCCTGCGGAGATGACGAGGAGGAAGAGACCGGAGAGACGCCGGCGGCGGGTACCCCTGCGGAAGAAGGCATAGCCGAGCTGGAAGACGGCGTGCTCCAGGTCGGGTCGGACATCGCCTACGCGCCGATCGAGTTCTACGAAGAAGGGACGCAAAACCCCCAGGGACTGGACATCGACCTGGCGAGGGCGCTGGGCGAAGAGCTGGGAGTGCGAGTAGAGTTCATCAATACCGGCTTCGACGCCATAATCGGCGCTCTCGAAGCCAACCGCTTCGACATCATCATGTCGGCGATGACGGTCACCGAGGAGCGGGAGAAGGAAATCGACTTCATTCCTTACTTCAATGCCGGCACCGACATCCTGGTGGCCGCAGGCAACCCCAAGAACATCGAATCGATTGAAGACCTTTCGGGCCTGACGGTAGGCGTCCAGATCGCGACCATACAGGTCGACCAGCTCGAGGCGGCCAACGAGGAGCTAAAAGCGGCGGGCAAGCCGGAGATCAACGTGCTGATCTTCGACCAGAACCCCCTGGCGGTCGAGCAGCTACGCGCCGGACGGGCCGACGCCGTCATCGCCGACTCGCCGGTCGTCGCCAACGACGCCCGTCTCTCGGACGGCGATCTCGAGGCGTTGGGCCTGGCAATCGATGCCGCCCCCTACGGGATCGGCGTCCGCAAGGACTCGCCCGAGTTGAAGGCTGCCCTCGAAGAGGCCCTTGAGACGCTGATAGACAACGGCACGTACGACGAGATTCTCGCGAAGTGGGGCCTTAAGGGCGGCGCAATCGACTAG
- a CDS encoding amino acid ABC transporter permease produces MIVPLPSIDFEPDVVWRFLFNPLILEGARTTIIVAVLAQILGVALGVISALMRMSKNPLISGPANFYVWFFRGTPLLLQLLFWFNGIPQLLGSNPDVAQFLSPFRVAVFGLAVNEGAYMTEIVRAGIESVERGQMDAAKSLGMTTGMAMRRIVLPQALRVIIPPTGNEFIAMLKNSSLALVIGLVELLNAARFTYSYNYKMMELLVVASIWYLTMTTVFSLVQAEIESRLAVGVRERPPTLFGRMTEAFGVARTRLH; encoded by the coding sequence ATGATCGTTCCCCTTCCGTCAATCGACTTCGAGCCGGACGTCGTCTGGAGATTCCTGTTCAATCCGCTCATTCTGGAAGGGGCGCGCACGACGATCATTGTCGCCGTCCTTGCGCAGATACTGGGCGTGGCGCTGGGCGTGATCTCTGCCCTGATGCGCATGTCGAAGAACCCCCTGATCAGCGGTCCCGCCAACTTCTACGTATGGTTCTTTCGCGGCACGCCCCTCCTCCTGCAACTCCTGTTCTGGTTCAACGGCATCCCGCAGTTGCTCGGCAGCAACCCCGACGTGGCGCAGTTCCTCAGCCCGTTCCGCGTCGCCGTTTTCGGTCTGGCGGTGAACGAAGGGGCCTATATGACCGAGATCGTGAGGGCGGGAATCGAGTCTGTAGAGAGGGGCCAGATGGACGCCGCGAAATCGCTCGGAATGACCACCGGCATGGCGATGCGGCGCATCGTACTGCCGCAGGCGCTTCGAGTCATCATTCCTCCCACCGGCAACGAGTTCATCGCCATGCTCAAGAACTCGTCCCTCGCCCTGGTCATCGGTCTTGTCGAACTGCTGAACGCGGCGCGGTTTACCTACTCCTACAACTATAAGATGATGGAGCTACTTGTCGTCGCGTCCATCTGGTACCTTACGATGACGACGGTGTTCAGTCTGGTTCAGGCGGAGATCGAGTCGCGCCTGGCGGTCGGGGTGCGCGAGCGGCCCCCGACGCTGTTCGGGCGGATGACGGAGGCGTTCGGCGTCGCGCGCACGCGCCTTCACTAG